The following are encoded in a window of Alphaproteobacteria bacterium genomic DNA:
- a CDS encoding SDR family oxidoreductase, translating into MDLQLQGKIVLITGPAKGMGAAITAAFAAEGCDLALLGRDVAAIEPVAQEARAAGRKVQVEACDLTDSAAVERAVGACLSTFGRIDVLVNVAGGSGPIGKTGVETTVEEFDEIVTLNMNGCFHTIHAVAPAMIKQRYGKIVNVGGTFGMRGRAGRLAYSASKWGLRGITKSFALELGPYNINVNNVAPGMVDGPRFREKVCAEMARRLNITPEEAAQRHAADYALRRVTIDADVANACLFMASDASRQITGVDLPVDGGWAAL; encoded by the coding sequence ATGGACCTCCAGCTCCAAGGCAAGATCGTTCTCATCACCGGTCCCGCCAAAGGGATGGGGGCCGCCATCACCGCCGCGTTCGCGGCCGAGGGGTGCGACCTCGCCCTTCTCGGCCGCGACGTCGCGGCCATCGAACCCGTCGCGCAAGAAGCGCGCGCGGCGGGCCGCAAAGTCCAAGTCGAAGCCTGCGACCTGACCGATTCCGCGGCCGTCGAACGCGCGGTCGGCGCCTGCCTTTCGACCTTCGGGCGGATCGACGTGCTGGTGAATGTCGCCGGCGGTTCCGGCCCGATCGGCAAGACGGGCGTCGAGACCACGGTCGAGGAATTCGACGAGATCGTCACCCTCAACATGAATGGCTGCTTCCACACGATCCATGCCGTGGCGCCGGCGATGATCAAGCAGCGCTACGGCAAGATCGTGAATGTCGGCGGCACGTTCGGCATGCGCGGGCGCGCCGGGCGTCTTGCCTATTCCGCGTCGAAATGGGGCCTGCGCGGCATCACCAAAAGCTTCGCGCTGGAGCTGGGGCCCTACAACATCAACGTCAACAACGTCGCCCCCGGCATGGTGGATGGGCCGCGCTTCCGCGAAAAGGTCTGCGCGGAAATGGCGCGGCGCCTGAACATCACGCCCGAAGAAGCCGCGCAACGCCACGCCGCCGATTACGCGCTGCGCCGCGTGACGATCGACGCCGACGTCGCCAATGCTTGCCTGTTCATGGCGAGCGACGCGTCGCGCCAGATCACC